In Edaphobacter dinghuensis, one genomic interval encodes:
- a CDS encoding efflux transporter outer membrane subunit: MYNSIKILPVVLALSLTGCSVGPHYKRPDVTLPQQFTAPSADESHSQTPVADAGDAEFWHGFQDAQLSALVDQALKANNDLQAALAHYDSSNALLRAAKFDRYPTVTMNAQGGRQQVGESQAYGYSPVSRFFSAGMDASWELDFWGRVRHNIEAQRELAAASANDLAALQVTIVGDVASTYMDLRGQQERLRIARENADNERETVQLIEARLAAGRDTDFDVARARAQLESTLALIPTLLTSIAVDEHRLAVLCGHTPDALVAELDTAKPLPALPPSIDPGAPTDLVRRRPDIAAAEQRLHAATEQIGIATADLFPRLSFSGMFGGYGSRSGTPFDSISPTSLVALGIDWSFLDVGRVRARLDATRADSSAQLAQYQQTVLLALEDVENSLVRYARSQDRTIQLEHATQDSQQATKLARVRYTDGATGLLDLLDAQRVQLQAEESLAESRSNSGIAAVSLYRALAGGWPQRLPSNMAPHTKAQKH; encoded by the coding sequence ATGTATAACTCGATTAAAATCCTTCCCGTAGTTCTCGCCCTGTCTTTGACGGGCTGCTCTGTGGGGCCGCACTATAAGCGGCCAGACGTCACCTTGCCTCAACAATTTACCGCTCCTTCTGCTGACGAAAGCCATAGTCAAACGCCTGTCGCCGATGCAGGGGACGCCGAGTTCTGGCATGGTTTTCAGGACGCACAACTCAGCGCGCTGGTAGATCAGGCCCTCAAGGCGAACAACGATCTACAAGCCGCTCTCGCCCACTATGACAGCTCCAACGCGCTGTTGCGCGCAGCCAAATTCGACCGTTACCCAACTGTCACCATGAATGCACAAGGCGGCCGTCAACAGGTCGGTGAAAGCCAGGCGTACGGCTATTCTCCTGTCAGCCGCTTCTTTAGCGCTGGCATGGATGCTAGTTGGGAGCTCGATTTTTGGGGCCGTGTACGCCATAACATTGAAGCGCAACGAGAGCTGGCTGCGGCAAGCGCGAACGATCTTGCGGCGTTGCAGGTAACGATCGTCGGAGATGTCGCCAGTACTTATATGGATCTGCGCGGCCAGCAGGAACGTCTACGCATCGCACGCGAAAATGCCGATAACGAGCGCGAGACCGTGCAACTGATAGAAGCGCGCCTCGCGGCTGGCCGTGACACTGATTTCGATGTGGCACGTGCGCGTGCCCAGCTGGAATCGACGCTCGCGCTTATACCCACTCTTTTAACATCCATCGCCGTCGACGAGCATCGTCTGGCGGTGTTGTGCGGACACACGCCAGATGCTTTGGTTGCGGAACTCGATACCGCGAAGCCATTACCAGCGTTGCCACCCAGTATCGATCCCGGCGCGCCTACCGATCTTGTGCGTCGCCGTCCTGATATCGCAGCCGCAGAACAGCGGTTGCACGCTGCGACAGAGCAGATTGGTATTGCCACAGCCGATTTATTTCCTCGCCTGAGCTTCTCCGGCATGTTCGGAGGCTATGGTTCTCGCTCGGGCACTCCCTTCGACAGCATTAGTCCAACCAGTCTGGTTGCGCTTGGTATCGACTGGTCCTTTCTTGACGTGGGCCGTGTACGCGCGCGGCTGGATGCAACCCGTGCCGATTCCTCCGCTCAGCTCGCACAGTATCAGCAAACCGTGCTGCTGGCGTTGGAGGATGTTGAAAACTCTTTGGTACGGTATGCGCGTTCGCAGGACCGAACCATCCAACTGGAACACGCGACGCAAGACAGCCAACAGGCCACGAAACTTGCGCGTGTGCGTTATACAGATGGTGCCACGGGATTATTGGACCTACTCGACGCGCAGCGAGTGCAACTTCAGGCCGAAGAATCACTCGCCGAAAGTCGCTCTAACAGCGGGATAGCGGCTGTTTCCTTATACAGGGCGCTTGCTGGCGGCTGGCCACAACGACTGCCGTCGAACATGGCGCCGCACACAAAGGCTCAAAAACATTGA
- a CDS encoding TonB-dependent receptor, protein MIRNKILVFVAIVLALCSTPFMFGQAVNATLLGTITDSTGASVADANVTATEAKTSVAHQSVSNASGNYTFPDLPPGTYSVTVEAKGFKKDTHQNISLLVNTSTRVDVSLELGSVSETVLVTTAPPVLQTDRADISTKIEAHQVENLPLGTNRNFQSLLNLVPGTSPATFQHSQFFNAQSSLQTEANGNARMGNLYQIEGIDDDERTGLLQIIIPPAEAIQSVDISTNNYEAELGRATGAVTNVILKSGSNAFHGSVFEFIQNNDVNARSYFGGPLGHLSYNYFGGSIGGPILKDKLFFFGDYLRTTDHEKISNTFTIPPPTFYTPNASGFIDLSAPLKADGTGQVYDPTTGDGSVGNPRTPFANNQIPIGKVNPVSLAILQAMGKVAQPNQNQSNLASPTNNFVTNLPFTKTTDSFDTKVDYALTGRDHFSGRYSYQRVLTFQAPAFGSFLGGPAGGGFEGTGTQNSYSTGVNYDHVFSPTLFTEFRFGVAHLHNTSQPSDYGTNDATTIGIPGVNISGQPFTSGQAAVTIGNFTGPTMGYSASMPWVRAEANIDLVNNWTKVIRNHTLKMGADLRRVRDDLLQDQTFSPRGAFTFAEPQTSEAGAKTNVANDIASFLLDVPSQTGRDLNTFFPAYRQWWFFAFASDKWQATSKLTLDLGVRWEFYPPATPKIAGGFSNYDPTTNNLVLAGLGGNPSNLGMQTRYRYFAPRVGFSYRATDNTVIRGGFGISYAPFPDNTYAYNYPIRANNSYQPGGTSAFNPAVLSDGVTVATFQAGFPAPVPVAIPSNGIISASTPALTSQVYTVIPKNFKNPYVESWNVAVQQAFAGNLSMQLAYVANHGVDIAGSQNINLPNFYGGGNNSVPEYAAFKRTAATNLYFQGFSSNYQSLQAQLNKRTSYGLSFTTAFTWGKGLGYVSGDDGGLMFFINQRRNYAPNDFDRLLNYEQSFTYELPFGRGHNHLNTGVAAVALGGWKVAGIISAVSGTPFSVYANGGSLNTPGTAQTASLVGPYKVTHGIGANKYWLDPTAFGQPSGCPAAIPPSKVPPPCTLQNVGLGTTGRNQFRGPGYIQDNISLFKSFNVFREAALEMRIEAFQLSNTPQFNNPNSGSGNIFTSGNFGRVTSTLGSGQGSVNGIGGGRTLQASARISF, encoded by the coding sequence GTGATTCGCAATAAAATACTTGTCTTTGTTGCCATCGTTCTTGCGTTGTGTTCCACACCTTTCATGTTTGGGCAGGCCGTTAACGCTACCCTGCTGGGCACCATCACCGATAGCACCGGCGCATCGGTTGCCGATGCAAACGTTACTGCTACCGAAGCCAAGACGAGCGTCGCGCATCAGTCCGTTTCGAATGCAAGCGGCAATTACACCTTTCCTGATCTACCTCCCGGCACCTACAGCGTTACGGTCGAGGCCAAGGGGTTCAAGAAGGATACCCATCAAAACATCTCCCTACTGGTCAATACATCGACGCGTGTCGATGTAAGTCTTGAACTAGGAAGTGTCTCCGAGACGGTGCTTGTCACCACGGCTCCGCCAGTGCTCCAGACGGACCGCGCCGACATCAGCACCAAGATCGAAGCGCATCAGGTAGAAAATCTGCCGCTAGGTACGAACCGCAACTTTCAGTCTCTGCTCAACCTTGTCCCCGGAACATCGCCGGCAACCTTTCAGCACTCACAGTTCTTCAATGCGCAGAGTTCGCTGCAAACCGAGGCCAATGGAAATGCGCGAATGGGAAATCTCTACCAGATTGAAGGCATCGATGACGACGAGCGAACCGGTCTACTCCAGATAATCATTCCACCGGCAGAAGCAATTCAGTCCGTCGATATCTCCACGAACAACTACGAAGCAGAGCTTGGACGTGCCACTGGCGCTGTAACCAATGTCATCCTGAAGTCGGGTAGCAACGCCTTCCACGGTTCGGTCTTTGAGTTCATTCAGAATAACGATGTGAATGCGCGCTCCTACTTCGGTGGGCCGCTCGGCCATCTCTCGTACAACTACTTCGGCGGTAGCATTGGCGGTCCTATCTTGAAGGACAAGCTGTTCTTCTTTGGGGATTATCTCCGCACCACCGACCACGAAAAAATTTCGAATACCTTCACGATTCCTCCTCCTACGTTCTATACGCCGAACGCATCTGGATTTATCGATCTAAGCGCTCCTCTGAAAGCAGACGGAACCGGGCAGGTCTACGATCCCACCACCGGCGACGGATCCGTGGGAAACCCACGAACACCTTTTGCGAATAACCAGATTCCCATCGGAAAGGTGAACCCTGTCTCCCTTGCGATCCTCCAGGCAATGGGCAAGGTGGCGCAACCAAACCAGAACCAATCTAATCTCGCATCGCCGACCAATAACTTTGTTACGAACCTGCCTTTCACCAAGACAACGGACAGCTTTGATACCAAGGTGGATTATGCCCTGACCGGCCGAGACCACTTCAGTGGGCGATATAGCTATCAGCGCGTCCTCACCTTCCAGGCTCCTGCCTTCGGGTCGTTTTTAGGTGGTCCTGCTGGTGGAGGCTTTGAAGGTACTGGCACTCAGAATTCATACAGCACTGGCGTGAACTACGATCATGTCTTCTCGCCTACTCTCTTTACGGAGTTCCGATTCGGAGTTGCGCATCTTCATAACACTTCGCAACCGAGCGACTATGGAACCAATGATGCGACAACGATCGGTATCCCCGGTGTGAATATTAGTGGTCAGCCGTTTACGTCAGGACAGGCGGCTGTAACCATCGGCAACTTCACTGGCCCGACGATGGGCTACTCAGCGTCGATGCCATGGGTCCGGGCCGAAGCTAATATCGACCTCGTCAACAACTGGACCAAAGTTATCCGTAATCACACGCTAAAGATGGGAGCTGATCTTCGCCGTGTACGCGACGATCTTCTACAGGATCAGACCTTCAGCCCGCGCGGAGCATTTACCTTTGCAGAGCCCCAGACATCTGAGGCTGGTGCCAAGACTAACGTCGCGAATGATATCGCCAGTTTTCTTCTCGATGTGCCAAGCCAGACTGGCCGCGATCTGAATACCTTCTTCCCGGCTTATCGGCAGTGGTGGTTCTTTGCCTTTGCCAGCGATAAGTGGCAGGCAACCTCCAAGCTGACGCTCGATCTTGGTGTTCGTTGGGAGTTCTATCCACCGGCCACGCCGAAGATTGCAGGCGGCTTCTCCAACTACGATCCGACAACCAATAACCTTGTGCTTGCAGGGCTTGGTGGTAATCCATCGAACCTGGGAATGCAAACGCGCTATCGTTACTTCGCCCCGCGCGTCGGCTTCTCTTATCGCGCTACCGACAATACGGTTATCCGTGGAGGCTTTGGTATCAGTTATGCTCCCTTCCCAGATAACACGTATGCGTATAACTATCCAATTCGCGCCAACAACAGCTACCAACCTGGTGGAACCTCGGCTTTCAATCCGGCGGTCTTGAGCGATGGAGTCACTGTTGCGACGTTCCAGGCAGGATTTCCAGCACCGGTGCCTGTCGCCATTCCTAGCAATGGAATTATCTCTGCAAGTACTCCAGCGCTTACCAGCCAGGTTTACACGGTTATCCCCAAGAACTTCAAAAATCCCTATGTCGAATCGTGGAATGTAGCTGTGCAGCAGGCGTTTGCCGGTAACCTCTCCATGCAACTCGCCTATGTTGCAAACCACGGAGTAGATATTGCGGGTAGCCAGAACATCAATCTGCCCAACTTCTATGGTGGTGGCAATAATTCCGTTCCTGAGTATGCTGCTTTCAAACGAACTGCCGCCACTAACCTATACTTCCAAGGTTTCTCCTCAAATTACCAGTCCTTGCAGGCTCAACTAAATAAGCGCACCTCATATGGGCTGTCGTTTACAACAGCCTTCACCTGGGGCAAGGGATTAGGCTATGTCAGCGGCGATGACGGCGGCCTCATGTTCTTTATCAATCAACGTAGAAACTATGCTCCCAATGACTTCGACCGGCTCTTGAATTATGAACAAAGCTTTACCTACGAGCTGCCCTTTGGCCGTGGTCATAACCATCTCAATACAGGAGTTGCTGCTGTAGCTCTTGGTGGCTGGAAGGTTGCCGGCATTATCTCTGCTGTGTCCGGCACACCGTTCTCTGTTTATGCAAACGGAGGCTCGCTGAATACGCCAGGCACGGCGCAGACGGCAAGCCTTGTCGGTCCCTACAAGGTGACCCATGGTATTGGGGCGAATAAGTACTGGCTCGATCCCACTGCCTTTGGCCAGCCCAGCGGATGCCCTGCGGCGATACCTCCAAGCAAGGTTCCGCCACCGTGCACCTTGCAGAATGTAGGACTCGGCACAACCGGACGAAACCAATTCCGCGGGCCCGGCTACATTCAGGACAACATCTCGTTGTTCAAGAGCTTCAACGTCTTCCGTGAGGCAGCACTGGAGATGCGCATCGAGGCATTTCAGTTGAGCAACACGCCTCAGTTCAATAACCCCAACAGCGGCAGCGGAAACATCTTTACATCAGGAAACTTTGGCCGCGTTACCAGCACGCTTGGTAGCGGTCAGGGTAGTGTCAACGGAATTGGAGGCGGCCGCACGCTGCAGGCGTCGGCAAGAATCTCGTTCTAG
- a CDS encoding sugar phosphate isomerase/epimerase family protein, whose translation MSLSMSRRNLLRAGTMLSASAFLSNPGFAFAEENKPDTSSSPIRLGIASYTFRNFDQAHLIDFMKQLKTPYLNLKDTHLPMTPLDQVAAKAAEYRAAGMTLTALGTIYFPKDDDDDIRAKFEYCKAAGVSLIVGAPTHETLPRVEKFVKEYNIRVGIHNHGPEDKQWPSPLTVLDAVKNMDPRLGCCIDVGHTMRTGTDVVEAIRKVGSRLFDIHMKDLAKSNVKESQVAVGDGLMPVPQIFKALIEMRYPGQVDLEYEIFPSDPMPGVIKSFAYMRGVLAGMGYKG comes from the coding sequence ATGAGCCTTTCAATGTCCCGACGTAACCTGTTGCGTGCAGGCACGATGCTGAGCGCCTCGGCCTTTCTTTCCAACCCTGGCTTCGCTTTTGCCGAAGAGAACAAGCCAGATACCTCCTCTTCCCCAATACGGTTGGGGATCGCCAGCTATACCTTCAGAAATTTCGATCAAGCTCACTTGATCGATTTCATGAAGCAGCTCAAGACGCCTTATTTGAACCTAAAAGACACACATCTCCCCATGACTCCTTTAGACCAAGTAGCCGCCAAAGCAGCCGAGTACAGAGCAGCCGGAATGACTTTGACTGCACTTGGAACAATTTATTTCCCCAAAGATGATGACGATGATATCCGCGCAAAATTTGAGTATTGCAAAGCTGCCGGCGTATCTCTCATTGTTGGTGCGCCAACACACGAGACGCTGCCACGCGTGGAAAAATTCGTGAAAGAGTACAACATTCGTGTGGGAATCCATAATCATGGCCCAGAGGACAAACAGTGGCCTTCGCCACTGACAGTGCTCGATGCTGTGAAAAATATGGACCCGCGTCTGGGTTGCTGTATCGACGTAGGTCACACTATGCGTACTGGCACCGATGTCGTCGAGGCAATCCGCAAGGTCGGATCGCGCCTGTTCGATATCCACATGAAGGACCTCGCCAAGAGCAACGTGAAGGAGAGCCAGGTCGCAGTAGGCGACGGATTGATGCCAGTCCCGCAGATATTCAAGGCACTGATTGAAATGCGCTATCCAGGTCAAGTCGATCTGGAGTATGAGATTTTCCCGTCGGATCCAATGCCTGGCGTCATCAAGAGCTTCGCTTATATGCGTGGCGTACTGGCAGGAATGGGGTATAAAGGATAA
- a CDS encoding efflux RND transporter permease subunit, whose amino-acid sequence MDFSRFFIDRPIFAVVLSIIIFSLGVIAIPILPSGEYPEVIPPSVVVRANYPGANPKEIAESVAEPLEEAINGVEGIMYMKSVSGSDGSLQVVVTFRPGVDPDTAAVRVQNRVAEAQSRLPEAVRDFGVTTQKQSPTPLMYVDFTSPDHRYSSLYLRNYAVLHIKDELSRLPGIGDVQMIGSGDYAMRIWLDPNRLASRGLTTTDVLNAIREQNVQVSAGQLGAPPSPKSADFLISINVRGRLRSEQEFGNIVLKSGADGQIVHLSDVARVELGSGDYTMTFHADTNDNAVAVGIFLTPGANALGVAKSVYAKLDELSKSFPKGMAYSPIWDPTVFVRESIRAVEHTLIEAVLLVVIVVILFLQTWRASIIPLVAVPVSIVGTFAWLYLLGFSINTLTLFGMVLAIGIVVDDAIVVVENVERNIAQGLDARAAAHQAMKEVSGPIVAIALVLCAVFVPMAFLTGVTGQFYKQFAVTIAISTVISAINSLTLSPALAAKLLKDHDAPKDKLARGIDKALGWFFRPFNRFFQRSSDRYHGTVGRSLKLRGVVFFVYAGLLAATVLLFNKVPTGFIPTQDKLYLFAGAKLPEGSSLARTEEVTHKLVEMGDKVEGVEKVMGNAGFNALQQVNTPNLTATYIILKPFDERKRSAKAINDELSAKFASIKGGYAYALMPPPIQGLGNGSGYSLYIEDRAGLGYGALQNAVVAFQSAVAQTPGMTFPVSSYQANTPQLEVKVDRDKAKAQGVDLTDLFNTMQTYLGSAYVNDFNIFGRVYRVMVQADSTFRQREEDIGNLRVRNARGEMVPVGSLVTITPTYGPDPVMRYNGYPAADLIGDADPHVLSSGQTIAKLQEIANKVLPRGMVLEWTDLSYQQVTQSGAAAIVFPLAVMLAFLVLAALYESWTMPLAVILIVPVCMCAALLGVWLTGGDNNVFVQVGLVVLMGLACKNAILIVEFARELEIQGMGTVQAALEACRLRLRPIVMTSIAFIAGSVPLLLGHGAGSEVRAATGITVFSGMLGVTLFGLFLTPVFYVALRKLSGKNLAAEGSYSSMEDDRDVLEATNV is encoded by the coding sequence ATGGACTTCTCACGTTTTTTTATTGATCGTCCGATCTTTGCGGTTGTGTTATCGATCATCATCTTTTCGCTTGGCGTGATTGCGATTCCGATTCTTCCCTCTGGCGAATATCCGGAGGTGATACCGCCGAGCGTCGTAGTGCGGGCAAACTACCCGGGCGCTAATCCGAAAGAGATCGCAGAATCGGTGGCGGAACCTCTGGAAGAGGCGATCAATGGCGTTGAAGGCATCATGTATATGAAGTCGGTTAGCGGCTCCGACGGCAGCCTTCAGGTTGTGGTCACCTTCCGCCCTGGCGTTGATCCAGATACGGCCGCCGTGCGTGTTCAGAACCGCGTTGCCGAGGCCCAGTCAAGATTGCCGGAAGCGGTGCGTGATTTCGGCGTCACGACACAGAAGCAATCACCCACGCCGTTGATGTATGTGGACTTCACCTCTCCCGATCATCGCTATAGCTCGCTGTATCTGAGAAATTACGCTGTGCTTCATATCAAGGACGAGCTGTCGCGCCTGCCCGGCATCGGTGACGTGCAGATGATAGGTTCGGGCGACTATGCCATGCGTATCTGGCTCGATCCGAACCGTCTTGCCTCGCGCGGCCTGACGACCACTGATGTGCTCAACGCTATTCGTGAGCAAAATGTTCAGGTCTCTGCCGGTCAACTTGGCGCGCCACCCTCTCCCAAGTCGGCGGACTTTCTCATCTCGATCAATGTGCGTGGACGCCTTCGTAGTGAACAGGAGTTTGGCAATATTGTGCTGAAGAGCGGCGCCGACGGCCAGATCGTGCATCTCTCCGATGTGGCGCGGGTGGAACTCGGCTCCGGCGATTACACCATGACCTTTCACGCCGACACCAACGACAACGCGGTTGCTGTCGGCATCTTTCTGACGCCCGGTGCGAATGCGCTTGGTGTCGCTAAATCGGTCTACGCGAAGCTCGACGAGCTCTCCAAGAGCTTTCCTAAAGGCATGGCTTACAGCCCCATCTGGGACCCCACCGTATTTGTACGCGAATCAATTCGTGCGGTAGAGCACACGCTGATAGAAGCCGTACTGCTGGTTGTCATCGTCGTGATTCTGTTTTTGCAGACTTGGCGTGCTTCAATTATTCCGCTGGTTGCAGTGCCGGTTTCGATTGTCGGCACCTTCGCCTGGTTATATCTATTAGGCTTTTCCATTAACACATTGACGTTGTTCGGGATGGTGCTTGCGATAGGTATCGTCGTGGATGATGCAATCGTTGTAGTAGAAAACGTTGAGCGCAATATAGCGCAAGGGCTGGATGCACGAGCTGCCGCGCACCAGGCGATGAAAGAGGTCTCCGGCCCCATCGTCGCCATTGCATTGGTGTTATGCGCCGTGTTTGTGCCCATGGCGTTTCTCACTGGCGTCACCGGCCAGTTCTACAAACAGTTCGCAGTCACGATTGCGATCTCGACCGTAATCTCCGCAATCAACTCGTTGACGTTGTCTCCTGCGCTGGCGGCAAAACTGCTTAAGGACCATGATGCTCCCAAGGACAAGTTAGCGCGAGGCATCGATAAGGCGTTGGGCTGGTTTTTCAGGCCATTCAACAGATTCTTCCAGCGCAGCTCCGATCGTTACCACGGCACCGTGGGACGCTCGTTGAAGCTGCGCGGGGTGGTGTTCTTTGTTTACGCCGGTCTTCTGGCGGCTACAGTTTTGTTATTCAACAAGGTCCCAACGGGGTTTATCCCAACGCAGGACAAGCTCTATCTCTTTGCTGGGGCCAAGTTGCCCGAGGGATCGTCACTGGCCCGTACCGAAGAGGTTACGCACAAACTGGTCGAGATGGGGGACAAGGTCGAAGGCGTCGAAAAGGTAATGGGCAATGCTGGCTTCAACGCCTTGCAACAAGTCAATACGCCCAACCTTACGGCGACCTACATCATCCTCAAGCCGTTTGACGAACGCAAGCGCAGCGCGAAGGCGATCAACGACGAACTCAGCGCCAAATTCGCCAGCATCAAAGGGGGATATGCCTACGCGCTTATGCCGCCTCCCATTCAGGGTCTTGGCAACGGCTCGGGCTACTCGCTGTATATTGAAGACCGCGCGGGGCTTGGGTATGGCGCTCTACAAAACGCTGTCGTTGCCTTTCAGAGCGCTGTTGCGCAGACCCCTGGCATGACCTTTCCAGTCAGCTCCTATCAGGCCAATACTCCGCAGCTCGAAGTTAAGGTGGATCGAGACAAGGCCAAGGCGCAGGGAGTGGATCTGACGGATCTGTTCAACACTATGCAGACCTACCTCGGCTCTGCCTATGTCAACGACTTCAACATATTTGGTCGCGTCTACCGCGTCATGGTGCAAGCCGACTCCACGTTTCGCCAACGCGAAGAGGACATCGGCAATCTGCGTGTTCGCAATGCGCGCGGTGAGATGGTGCCGGTCGGTTCGCTGGTGACGATTACTCCAACCTACGGCCCTGATCCGGTGATGCGCTATAACGGTTATCCCGCTGCCGATTTGATCGGCGATGCCGACCCGCACGTTCTTTCGTCCGGACAAACGATTGCGAAGCTTCAGGAGATCGCCAACAAAGTTCTCCCACGAGGCATGGTGCTGGAATGGACCGATTTGAGCTACCAACAGGTGACCCAGAGCGGCGCAGCGGCGATTGTGTTCCCGCTCGCGGTGATGCTTGCATTCCTTGTGCTTGCTGCGCTGTATGAGAGCTGGACCATGCCGCTCGCGGTCATTCTGATTGTGCCGGTATGCATGTGTGCGGCTCTGCTGGGCGTATGGTTGACGGGCGGCGACAACAACGTATTCGTGCAGGTAGGTCTGGTTGTACTGATGGGCCTGGCGTGCAAAAACGCCATCTTGATCGTAGAGTTTGCACGCGAACTCGAAATTCAGGGAATGGGTACTGTGCAAGCTGCGCTCGAAGCCTGCCGTCTACGTCTGCGCCCCATCGTGATGACGTCGATTGCGTTTATCGCCGGCTCGGTGCCTCTATTGCTCGGACATGGCGCTGGAAGCGAAGTACGTGCAGCCACCGGAATCACCGTGTTTTCCGGCATGCTCGGCGTAACGTTGTTCGGTCTGTTTCTTACCCCGGTTTTTTACGTTGCCTTGCGCAAACTCTCAGGAAAAAATCTGGCTGCAGAAGGCAGCTACAGCTCCATGGAAGACGACAGAGATGTATTGGAAGCCACGAATGTATAA
- a CDS encoding glycoside hydrolase family 27 protein, giving the protein MKLLRIRIACVALASSLLLLPGAASAQQNGLAMRPPMGWNSWNHFHRKIDDATIRAQAEAMVSSGMRDAGYTYINIDDTWQGTRDAQGIIHPNSRFPDMKALADFVHSKGLKLGIYSSPGTLTCAKFEGSYGHELQDAQTYAAWGIDYLKYDLCGLRDQIKAAPTPEAGNKIMVDAYIKMRDALRSTGRPIVYSLCQYGNDAVWRWGTTVGGNLWRTTGDINDHYSRMAEIGFSQAGLSRFAGPGHWNDPDMLEVGNGGMTADEYRTHMALWAILTAPLLAGNDLTTMTPETIAILTNRDVIAVDQDAAGKQGDRVSAEGPIEIWAKPLEDGSKAVGVFNRAPSPLTTQVDFSKLGFGHAVKAKDLWQAKDLGTIREPYTVTVPGHGVFFLRVSK; this is encoded by the coding sequence ATGAAGCTCTTACGGATACGCATTGCCTGCGTTGCTCTTGCATCCTCTCTCTTGCTTCTTCCGGGCGCTGCATCGGCGCAGCAGAACGGCCTGGCCATGCGTCCTCCGATGGGATGGAACAGTTGGAATCACTTTCATCGCAAGATCGATGACGCAACCATTCGCGCACAGGCGGAGGCCATGGTCTCAAGCGGCATGCGCGATGCGGGTTATACCTACATCAATATTGACGATACCTGGCAGGGCACGCGCGACGCGCAGGGCATCATTCATCCAAATAGCAGATTTCCCGATATGAAGGCGCTGGCTGATTTCGTTCACAGCAAGGGATTGAAGCTCGGCATTTACTCTTCGCCAGGAACATTGACCTGTGCGAAATTCGAGGGAAGCTATGGGCATGAACTGCAGGACGCGCAGACCTACGCCGCGTGGGGCATCGATTATCTGAAGTACGATCTGTGCGGTCTGCGCGATCAGATAAAAGCCGCTCCCACCCCTGAGGCCGGCAACAAAATTATGGTGGACGCTTATATAAAGATGCGCGATGCACTGCGCAGTACTGGGCGACCCATTGTGTATAGCCTCTGCCAATATGGCAACGATGCGGTTTGGCGATGGGGTACGACCGTTGGCGGTAACCTCTGGCGTACAACTGGAGACATTAACGACCACTACTCTCGCATGGCGGAGATCGGTTTCAGCCAGGCAGGTCTGTCGCGCTTCGCAGGGCCAGGACACTGGAATGATCCAGACATGCTCGAGGTCGGCAACGGGGGTATGACCGCGGATGAGTATCGTACGCACATGGCGCTGTGGGCCATTCTTACGGCGCCGCTGTTGGCCGGCAACGATCTGACCACAATGACGCCTGAGACTATCGCGATTCTAACTAACCGAGATGTGATCGCTGTCGATCAGGATGCGGCAGGGAAGCAGGGAGATCGTGTCAGCGCTGAAGGTCCGATAGAGATTTGGGCTAAGCCGTTGGAGGATGGCTCAAAGGCCGTCGGTGTCTTCAACCGCGCTCCCAGTCCATTGACTACACAGGTAGACTTCAGCAAGTTGGGATTCGGTCACGCAGTTAAGGCAAAGGATCTTTGGCAGGCAAAGGATCTTGGGACTATTCGCGAGCCTTACACCGTAACGGTGCCGGGACACGGCGTTTTCTTCTTGCGTGTATCGAAGTAA